In Aedes albopictus strain Foshan chromosome 3, AalbF5, whole genome shotgun sequence, the following are encoded in one genomic region:
- the LOC134290097 gene encoding trichohyalin-like gives MSSPYILPEAEHLLADEVDFDLRLRKQVVDRRETLEDRQRFLRRLMKEERNTRVRCKGKHLFKDEIKTIKEMVKSISSDLSKKFDHGLISRLRHYLIRANSAIVETEEEAVKQIEVCRKIEEILRSFEQKIFMESEEGIKDPTIQEKDPKGSSSSRIDNTTDQDEADKKRQEEDRAIEKQKELEKEWKEFLLWKQEKLQRKTIVKSDKEKSDEERPPESFKSRKSRSRSRESRSSSGSRSPECSKNRKPLKEFEKVGSRSKSDRRPPESNKSRKSLRSVSREREDSCDRKRISKEKDRRRNRYSSESSAERPRKGKSRERTRKYAQSDSEEDRDASRSRKAGRSEVSRRDRHRKNRGRSQSSSESEYSQKQYRKSRVENWDLNFSGDSRSIQVEDFLNRIQKLARHEGVSRKELLMNIHRRLKGEAYDWWFTREEHLTSWKRFESEIRFRYGNPNRDRGIRAQIREFKQRKGETFIAYVTEVEKLNQCLEKPFSSRTLFELIWENMRPHYRSKLSVLDIDNLEDLIDINHKIDANDASFFRSNQGNRNELHHLEVENDNSSEDDVTVNMLKPNQRTSKPMTSSKPQQQLSEQQKPRITTDSFCRQPNPRRSSTVVCWNCRKTGHIFRECRGPRQLFCFVCGKLGKTARSCDGDHSVLNQQKQQQNAPTN, from the coding sequence ATGAGTAGTCCGTATATATTGCCGGAAGCCGAACATTTGCTGGCTGACGAGGTGGATTTTGATTTGAGGCTCCGAAAACAGGTAGTCGACCGTAGGGAAACTTTGGAGGATCGGCAAAGGTTTTTGCGCCGGTTGATGAAAGAAGAGAGGAATACGAGAGTTAGGTGTAAGGGAAAACATCTCTTTAAGGATGAAATCAAAACCATTAAAGAGATGGTGAAGTCAATATCTTCCGACTTGAGTAAAAAGTTTGACCATGGATTGATTTCAAGACTTCGTCATTACCTAATTCGTGCAAATAGTGCAATCGTTGAGACTGAGGAAGAGGCGGTTAAACAGATTGAAGTTTGTAGGAAGATAGAGGAAATTTTGAGATCGTTTGAGCAGAAGATTTTCATGGAATCGGAGGAAGGAATCAAAGATCCGACCATCCAGGAGAAGGATCCAAAAGGATCCAGTTCGAGTAGAATAGACAACACTACCGATCAAGACGAAGCTGATAAGAAAAGGCAGGAGGAGGATAGAGCGATCGAGAAGCAAAAGGAGTTAGAAAAAGAATGGAAAGAGTTTTTACTATGGAAACAAGAGAAGCTTCAAAGGAAAACCATAGTAAAAAGTGACAAGGAAAAGAGCGATGAGGAACGGCCACCGGAGAGTTTTAAGAGCCGCAAATCTCGTTCAAGGAGTAGAGAGTCTAGGAGCAGTAGTGGCAGCCGGTCGCCGGAGTGCAGTAAGAACCGAAAACCACTTAAAGAATTTGAAAAGGTAGGAAGTAGGAGCAAGAGTGACAGACGACCGCCGGAGAGCAACAAGAGTCGGAAATCACTAAGAAGCGTCAGTAGAGAAAGAGAGGACAGTTGCGACAGAAAGAGAATAAGCAAAGAGAAGGATAGGCGTCGTAATCGGTACAGTTCAGAGAGCAGCGCGGAAAGACCTAGAAAAGGAAAGTCAAGAGAAAGGACAAGGAAGTATGCTCAAAGTGATTCAGAAGAAGATAGGGATGCGAGCAGGTCTAGAAAAGCAGGCAGGTCGGAGGTTAGTAGAAGGGATCGTCATAGGAAAAACCGTGGGCGATCGCAATCGTCTAGTGAATCGGAGTATAGCCAGAAGCAGTATAGGAAGTCGAGAGTAGAAAATTGGGATTTAAATTTCTCAGGCGACAGTAGGTCAATCCAGGTTGAGGATTTCCTTAACAGGATTCAGAAGTTAGCGCGACATGAAGGAGTATCGAGGAAGGAACTGTTAATGAATATTCACCGCAGGTTGAAAGGAGAAGCTTATGACTGGTGGTTTACGAGGGAAGAACACCTCACCAGTTGGAAAAGATTTGAGAGTGAAATCCGTTttagatatggcaatccaaataGGGATCGAGGAATTAGAGCTCAGATTAGAGAATTTAAACAACGGAAGGGTGAGACCTTCATTGCTTATGTGACGGAAGTCGAAAAACTTAATCAATGCTTGGAAAAACCTTTTTCCTCAAGGACTTTATTTGAGCTAATATGGGAGAATATGCGCCCGCACTATCGCTCAAAGCTGTCAGTACTGGATATCGACAACCTGGAGGATCTGATCGATATCAATCACAAAATAGATGCAAATGATGCAAGTTTCTTCAGATCTAATCAGGGAAATAGGAACGAACTCCATCACCTGGAGGTCGAAAATGATAATTCTAGTGAAGATGATGTAACGGTGAACATGCTGAAACCCAATCAGCGCACCTCAAAGCCTATGACATCTTCTAAGCCTCAACAACAACTTTCAGAACAACAAAAGCCAAGAATAACAACCGATAGTTTCTGTCGTCAACCaaatcctagaagaagctctacTGTAGTATGTTGGAATTGCAGGAAAACTGGTCACATCTTCAGAGAATGCAGAGGACCAAGACAATTATTTTGCTTCGTTTGCGGAAAATTGGGGAAAACCGCCAGATCTTGCGATGGTGATCACTCTGTGTTGaaccaacaaaaacaacaacagaaTGCTCCAACAAACTAA